A single region of the Microlunatus panaciterrae genome encodes:
- a CDS encoding UPF0182 family protein, whose amino-acid sequence MIAAIAVVIFAVFTNLWTDRLWFASMGYGSVFSKMLWTRVGLFVGFGLLMATAVAANTAIAYRLRPSFRLGGPTSPLLERYREVLESRFVWVMIALGVVVGLFAGGAAAGQVSTYLAWRNSTPFGQVDPKFGLDISFFVFDYPWWRFTLSFLFTALLFSAVAAAIVHYVMGGLRLSAPRRGGTAAAQAHLSILVGLAVLVKAASYWFDRYGLEVASTPIFTGLNYTADHAQVNARTILAVIALLCAVMFFANAVLRRWMVPMIGLVLLIVSAILLGVAYPGAVQNFSVKPDEPDKERPYIERNIAATRAAYAVEGVKIEDYSAKTTATAGQLRSDAEALPGIRLIDPAVVGPAYEQLQQVRGYYSFPAVLDVDRYTINGTETDAVVAVREMDHRGVEGQNWNNLHTVYTHGYGLVAAYGNRRQSGGEPEWIARDIPPTGAIAEHESRVYFGELQTDYSVVGSPAGSRPIELDTPGGGQGGNPKMYTYTGQGGVPIGSAWRRLLYAAKFADVNLLLSDRVNSASKIIYDRTPRERVMKAAPWLKVDTNAYPAVVEGRIVWIVDGYTTSNSYPNSQRVSLERSTSDAQTSVGTIAAQPDTMVNYMRNSVKAVVDAYDGSVKLYAWDEQDPVLKTWKKAFPGVVLDKSKISKDLLSHLRYPEDLFKVQREILAKYHMTNPSNWYQQTDLWQIPTDPVAGTGRKEAPHFLSIKWPGDEKAIFSLTSVFVPNQRQNLSAYMAVNADASSPDYGELRILRMSDTSQIDGPGQTANAMVTNEKVADRLRPFLNQGSANAQFGNLLTLPIGGGLLYVQPVYTQRQGSDGSYPALRFVMVRFGQEVGIGDTLQQALDQVFKGDSGASTGEQSSGGGGTPPTGDGKVDNPAATKALKEAQSAFAAADKALSTGDLAQYQAKIKEAQAAVERALKAMGG is encoded by the coding sequence GTGATCGCCGCGATCGCCGTGGTGATCTTCGCGGTCTTCACCAACCTGTGGACCGACCGACTCTGGTTCGCCTCGATGGGTTACGGGTCGGTGTTCTCCAAGATGCTCTGGACCCGGGTGGGCCTGTTCGTCGGGTTCGGGCTGCTGATGGCGACCGCGGTCGCAGCCAACACCGCCATCGCCTATCGGCTGCGGCCCAGCTTCCGGCTCGGCGGTCCCACCAGCCCGCTGCTGGAGCGGTACCGCGAGGTGCTCGAGTCCCGGTTCGTCTGGGTGATGATCGCCCTCGGCGTGGTCGTCGGGCTGTTCGCCGGCGGCGCTGCGGCCGGTCAGGTCTCCACCTATCTGGCCTGGCGCAACTCGACCCCGTTCGGGCAGGTGGACCCCAAGTTCGGTCTCGACATCTCCTTCTTCGTCTTCGACTACCCCTGGTGGCGGTTCACGCTGTCATTCCTGTTCACCGCACTGCTGTTCAGTGCCGTCGCAGCGGCGATCGTGCACTACGTGATGGGTGGGCTGCGGCTGTCGGCGCCGCGTCGGGGCGGCACCGCCGCAGCGCAGGCGCACCTGTCGATCCTGGTAGGCCTGGCGGTGCTGGTGAAGGCTGCGAGCTACTGGTTCGACCGGTACGGGCTGGAGGTCGCCAGCACCCCGATCTTCACGGGCCTGAACTACACCGCCGACCACGCCCAGGTGAACGCCAGGACGATCCTGGCCGTGATCGCCCTGCTGTGTGCGGTGATGTTCTTCGCCAATGCGGTGCTCCGGCGCTGGATGGTGCCCATGATCGGTCTGGTGTTGCTGATCGTGTCGGCCATCCTGCTCGGCGTCGCCTATCCCGGTGCGGTGCAGAACTTCAGCGTGAAGCCGGACGAGCCGGACAAGGAGCGGCCCTACATCGAGCGGAACATCGCCGCGACCCGGGCGGCCTACGCCGTCGAGGGCGTCAAGATCGAGGACTACTCGGCCAAGACGACCGCCACCGCCGGCCAGCTCCGCTCCGATGCCGAGGCGCTGCCCGGCATCCGGCTCATCGACCCCGCCGTCGTCGGGCCGGCCTACGAGCAGCTGCAGCAGGTGCGCGGCTACTACTCGTTCCCAGCGGTACTGGACGTGGACCGCTACACGATCAACGGCACCGAGACCGACGCGGTGGTGGCGGTCCGGGAGATGGACCACCGCGGTGTCGAGGGCCAGAACTGGAACAACCTGCACACCGTCTACACCCACGGCTATGGGTTGGTTGCCGCCTATGGGAACCGGCGCCAGTCCGGCGGTGAGCCGGAGTGGATCGCACGCGACATCCCGCCGACCGGTGCGATCGCCGAGCACGAGTCGAGGGTCTACTTCGGTGAGCTGCAGACCGACTACTCCGTCGTCGGGTCGCCGGCCGGGTCGCGCCCGATCGAGCTGGACACCCCCGGCGGCGGTCAGGGTGGCAACCCGAAGATGTACACCTACACCGGCCAGGGCGGGGTGCCGATCGGATCCGCCTGGCGGCGGTTGCTCTATGCCGCGAAGTTCGCCGACGTCAACCTGCTGCTGTCGGACCGGGTGAACTCGGCATCCAAGATCATCTACGACCGGACCCCGCGGGAGCGGGTGATGAAGGCGGCTCCGTGGCTGAAGGTCGACACCAACGCGTACCCGGCCGTGGTGGAGGGCAGGATCGTCTGGATCGTGGACGGCTACACCACCTCCAACTCCTACCCGAACAGCCAGCGGGTGTCGCTGGAGCGGTCCACCTCGGACGCCCAGACCAGCGTCGGCACCATCGCCGCCCAGCCCGACACCATGGTCAACTACATGCGCAACTCGGTGAAGGCTGTGGTGGACGCCTACGACGGGAGCGTCAAGCTCTACGCTTGGGACGAGCAGGACCCGGTGTTGAAGACCTGGAAGAAGGCCTTCCCGGGCGTGGTGCTGGACAAGTCGAAGATCTCCAAGGATCTGCTCAGCCACCTGCGTTACCCGGAGGACCTGTTCAAGGTCCAGCGCGAGATCCTGGCCAAGTACCACATGACCAACCCGAGCAACTGGTACCAGCAGACCGACCTGTGGCAGATCCCCACCGACCCGGTCGCCGGCACCGGCCGCAAGGAGGCCCCGCACTTCCTGTCGATCAAGTGGCCGGGTGACGAGAAGGCGATCTTCTCGCTGACCTCCGTCTTCGTCCCGAACCAACGGCAGAACCTGTCGGCCTATATGGCCGTGAACGCCGACGCCAGCAGCCCCGACTACGGGGAGCTGCGGATCCTCCGGATGTCCGACACCAGCCAGATCGACGGTCCGGGCCAGACCGCGAACGCGATGGTGACCAATGAGAAGGTCGCCGACCGGCTGAGGCCGTTCCTCAACCAGGGTTCGGCGAACGCCCAGTTCGGCAACCTGCTGACGCTGCCGATCGGCGGTGGTCTGCTCTACGTCCAGCCGGTCTACACCCAGCGCCAGGGCAGTGACGGTTCCTATCCCGCACTGCGCTTCGTGATGGTCCGCTTCGGCCAGGAGGTCGGGATCGGCGACACTCTGCAGCAGGCGCTTGACCAGGTCTTCAAGGGTGACTCGGGAGCCAGCACCGGTGAGCAGTCGAGCGGTGGGGGCGGTACGCCCCCGACGGGCGACGGCAAGGTCGACAACCCGGCCGCCACGAAGGCGCTGAAGGAGGCGCAGAGCGCCTTCGCTGCTGCGGACAAGGCGCTGAGCACCGGCGACCTGGCCCAGTACCAGGCCAAGATCAAGGAGGCGCAGGCCGCGGTCGAGCGGGCCCTGAAGGCTATGGGCGGCTAG
- a CDS encoding PPA1309 family protein codes for MTDDTPPAMADPTTADPGRSPDSAGKDALIAALIDLERHIDQRGWDQPPRLFALVDTDSLIAAEPQLAESLGLRSSADTGLPGALTAVEQDDFSGGADLVGDLAGIAWPESVFGCAVSFVRTFLPTGFEADIPEDATAAAAYVAGHEKREEIRVVVGVDRADHRHGVARLVSQPGELLGAEDLVPGLAEVLAHTLA; via the coding sequence ATGACCGACGACACACCACCAGCCATGGCTGACCCGACGACCGCCGACCCGGGCAGGAGCCCGGACAGTGCCGGCAAGGACGCCCTGATCGCCGCGCTGATCGACCTGGAGCGCCACATCGACCAGCGTGGCTGGGACCAGCCACCCCGGTTGTTCGCCCTGGTGGACACCGACAGCCTGATCGCCGCCGAGCCGCAGCTGGCCGAGAGCCTGGGGCTGCGGAGCTCCGCCGACACTGGTCTGCCGGGTGCGCTGACGGCGGTCGAACAGGACGACTTCAGCGGCGGTGCCGATCTGGTCGGAGACCTGGCCGGGATCGCCTGGCCGGAGAGCGTCTTCGGCTGCGCGGTGTCCTTCGTCCGCACCTTCCTGCCGACCGGTTTCGAGGCCGACATCCCCGAGGACGCGACGGCTGCCGCGGCCTATGTGGCCGGGCACGAGAAGCGTGAGGAGATCCGGGTGGTGGTCGGTGTCGACCGGGCCGACCATCGCCACGGGGTGGCGCGCCTTGTGTCACAACCCGGTGAACTTCTGGGAGCCGAGGACCTGGTGCCCGGGCTCGCCGAGGTACTGGCGCATACGCTTGCATGA
- a CDS encoding PDZ domain-containing protein, translated as MTRQTWVAFVSALMFVGLASLMVALPVPFVTWSPGQTHDTLGLTGSQPMIRIKGIRTFPTSGQLDLTTVSGTSADSRLTLPQAILAYWLPHRDTLPRDSVYAPGKSAEQVESEEAEMMETAQSDAVVAALRAAHQPVTEMPVVSSVTVAGPAHGRLKPGDLIVAVDGTPVTKPDQVGQRVRSHKTAEQVRFLVERNRQRITVSVPTVASNSRPGQVMVGITVGMGYSYAPDISFDLGQRIGGPSAGLIFSLAIYDKITPGALLGDRHVAGTGSITPEGKVGPIGGIQEKIGGAEQAGATVFLVPADNCKDLAGLDTDLTLVKVATLDQGITALTELDTPNGADRIPHC; from the coding sequence ATGACCAGACAGACCTGGGTGGCGTTCGTCTCGGCGCTGATGTTCGTCGGGCTTGCGTCGCTGATGGTGGCGCTGCCGGTTCCGTTCGTCACCTGGAGCCCAGGCCAGACCCACGACACGCTCGGCCTGACCGGCAGTCAGCCGATGATCCGGATCAAGGGGATCCGCACCTTCCCGACCAGCGGACAGCTCGACCTGACGACGGTGTCGGGGACCTCCGCCGACTCCCGGCTCACCCTTCCCCAGGCGATCCTGGCCTACTGGCTGCCGCACCGCGACACCCTGCCCCGAGACTCCGTCTACGCGCCCGGCAAGTCCGCCGAACAGGTGGAGAGCGAGGAGGCGGAGATGATGGAGACGGCGCAGAGCGATGCCGTCGTGGCCGCCTTGCGAGCCGCCCACCAGCCGGTGACGGAGATGCCGGTGGTGTCGTCGGTGACTGTCGCCGGGCCGGCCCATGGACGCCTGAAGCCCGGTGACCTGATCGTCGCCGTCGACGGCACCCCGGTGACCAAGCCAGACCAGGTCGGGCAGCGGGTGCGCAGCCACAAGACCGCCGAGCAGGTGAGGTTCCTGGTGGAGCGGAACCGTCAGCGGATCACGGTGTCGGTGCCGACGGTGGCCTCGAACAGCAGGCCGGGTCAGGTGATGGTGGGCATCACGGTCGGGATGGGCTACTCCTACGCCCCCGACATCTCCTTCGACCTCGGCCAGCGGATCGGCGGTCCCAGCGCGGGTCTGATCTTCTCGCTGGCCATCTACGACAAGATCACCCCCGGTGCGCTGCTCGGCGATCGGCACGTCGCCGGTACGGGTTCGATCACCCCGGAGGGCAAGGTCGGGCCGATCGGGGGCATCCAGGAGAAGATCGGTGGAGCGGAGCAGGCCGGCGCGACCGTCTTCCTGGTGCCCGCGGACAACTGCAAGGACCTGGCCGGCCTGGACACCGACCTCACCCTGGTCAAGGTGGCCACGCTGGACCAGGGCATTACCGCACTGACCGAGCTGGACACACCCAACGGAGCCGACAGGATCCCGCACTGCTGA
- a CDS encoding molybdenum cofactor biosynthesis protein MoaE — protein sequence MSSPVRHAQVIDAPLSLDRLLDLVRTDAVGGIALFVGVVRDHDEGQDVVSLDYSQHPTAEQRLRACAERVAAGHDVQTVAVEHRVGHLTVGDLAVVVAVGAVHRAEALACCRQLIDDLKAEVPIWKEQQFTSGEAQWVGLG from the coding sequence ATGTCATCGCCGGTACGTCACGCGCAGGTGATCGACGCCCCCTTGAGCCTCGATCGGCTGCTCGACCTGGTCCGTACGGATGCTGTGGGCGGCATCGCCCTGTTCGTCGGGGTGGTCCGCGACCACGACGAGGGACAGGACGTGGTGTCGCTCGACTACAGCCAGCACCCCACCGCGGAGCAGAGGTTGCGTGCCTGTGCCGAGCGCGTCGCCGCGGGGCACGACGTGCAGACGGTGGCGGTCGAGCATCGGGTCGGACACCTGACGGTGGGTGACCTGGCCGTGGTGGTGGCGGTCGGTGCGGTCCACCGAGCCGAGGCGCTGGCCTGCTGCCGCCAGCTGATCGATGACCTGAAGGCCGAGGTGCCGATCTGGAAAGAGCAGCAGTTCACCTCCGGAGAGGCGCAGTGGGTGGGACTCGGGTGA
- a CDS encoding zinc-dependent metalloprotease: MADERQPGPEDVPDDESGTDEDASTSERGSAEPPRRPESDQPPYRLGPKGPGGSSTPPSAGSGPSSGFGGQPGNPFEALFSQFGGGQLGGGTGGDMNALMQQLQNAFAMLGGGGPLFGGQAAQTGSGVNWEVTKDTARKTVASLGKDPSPTDPQRRAIAEAVSIAEVWLDEATGFPRVSSTVAAWSRAEWIEKTMPVWQRLVEPVAAHIADAMEGALSFGEGDESAAIPGMAGMEQMLRPMLRSSGASMFGLQLGQGLGRLATEVVGATDIGLPLSEPGHVALLPTNIEQFGEGLDQPTSDVTLYLALREAARQRLFAHAGWVREQILALVEEYARGITIDTSALEQAVGQIDPNNLEELSQTLEGGLFEPQKTPQQQATLERLETMLALVEGWVDDVVSQATRQWMPSAVALAEAVRRHRATGGPAEATFATLVGLELRPRRMRDAANLWAAVRDRRGVEGRDAVWAHPDLVPTSADLDDPLGFVAGEARTGEEDDFDAALAQLLDEAGPGPEGHGSDEGHGPEGDHGPEGDHGPEGDHGPEGKAGPDETGKG; the protein is encoded by the coding sequence ATGGCCGACGAACGGCAGCCCGGTCCCGAGGACGTTCCCGACGACGAGTCGGGCACCGACGAGGACGCGAGCACCTCGGAGCGGGGCTCGGCGGAGCCCCCGCGACGGCCCGAGTCCGACCAACCGCCCTACCGGCTCGGCCCCAAGGGCCCGGGCGGCTCATCCACCCCACCGTCGGCCGGATCGGGTCCGTCGTCCGGCTTCGGCGGCCAGCCCGGCAACCCGTTCGAGGCGCTGTTCTCACAGTTCGGGGGTGGTCAGCTCGGGGGCGGGACCGGCGGTGACATGAACGCGCTGATGCAGCAGCTCCAGAACGCCTTCGCCATGCTCGGCGGCGGCGGACCCCTCTTCGGCGGCCAGGCCGCGCAGACCGGCTCAGGCGTCAACTGGGAGGTCACCAAGGACACGGCCCGCAAGACGGTCGCCTCCCTGGGCAAGGACCCTTCGCCGACTGACCCGCAACGGCGGGCCATCGCCGAGGCGGTGTCGATCGCCGAGGTCTGGCTGGACGAGGCGACCGGCTTCCCGCGGGTCTCCAGCACCGTGGCCGCCTGGAGCAGGGCCGAATGGATCGAGAAGACGATGCCGGTCTGGCAGCGGCTGGTCGAGCCGGTGGCCGCGCACATCGCCGACGCGATGGAGGGCGCGCTCAGCTTCGGTGAAGGGGACGAGTCGGCCGCGATCCCCGGGATGGCGGGCATGGAGCAGATGCTCCGACCGATGCTGCGCAGCTCCGGCGCCAGCATGTTCGGGCTCCAGCTCGGACAGGGGCTGGGCCGGCTGGCGACCGAAGTGGTCGGCGCCACCGACATCGGTCTTCCGCTCAGCGAACCCGGCCATGTGGCGCTGCTGCCGACCAACATCGAGCAGTTCGGCGAAGGCCTCGACCAGCCGACCTCCGACGTGACGCTCTACCTGGCTCTGCGCGAGGCGGCCCGCCAACGGCTGTTCGCCCACGCTGGCTGGGTCCGCGAGCAGATCCTGGCGCTGGTCGAGGAGTATGCCCGCGGCATCACCATCGACACCTCCGCACTCGAGCAGGCGGTCGGTCAGATCGACCCCAACAACCTCGAGGAGCTGAGCCAGACCCTTGAGGGCGGCCTCTTCGAACCGCAGAAGACGCCGCAGCAGCAGGCGACCCTGGAACGACTCGAGACCATGCTGGCACTGGTGGAGGGCTGGGTCGACGACGTCGTCAGCCAGGCCACCCGGCAGTGGATGCCGTCGGCGGTCGCGTTGGCCGAGGCGGTCCGGCGTCACCGTGCCACCGGTGGTCCGGCCGAGGCCACCTTCGCCACCCTGGTCGGGCTCGAGCTGCGACCTCGGCGGATGCGCGACGCGGCTAACCTGTGGGCTGCCGTCCGCGACCGGCGCGGGGTGGAGGGGCGCGACGCGGTCTGGGCGCACCCGGACCTGGTGCCGACCTCGGCCGACCTGGACGACCCGCTGGGCTTCGTCGCGGGTGAGGCGAGGACCGGTGAGGAGGACGACTTCGACGCCGCTCTGGCGCAACTGCTCGACGAGGCCGGGCCGGGACCCGAAGGCCACGGCTCGGACGAGGGTCACGGGCCGGAGGGGGATCACGGGCCGGAGGGGGATCACGGGCCGGAGGGGGATCACGGGCCGGAGGGGAAAGCAGGACCGGACGAAACCGGGAAGGGTTGA
- a CDS encoding NUDIX hydrolase, whose amino-acid sequence MSAVADGSSLQVSCLNVLTRWQPPGPEQAELRRDYLAHLEARPAGWSRECAGAHLTASSLICSLDVSQVLLTLHARLGRWLQTGGHLESTDRSLEDAALREAREESGLHNLQLDPRPLLLSRHEVPCGLVRPTFHLDVQFLVVADPALTPSVSAESTDVRWFSREELPPIDDSVAQLIQAASTRLAA is encoded by the coding sequence TTGAGCGCCGTCGCCGACGGCAGCTCCCTGCAGGTGTCCTGCCTGAACGTGCTGACCCGATGGCAGCCACCCGGTCCGGAGCAGGCGGAGCTGCGCCGTGACTACCTGGCCCATCTGGAGGCACGTCCGGCCGGTTGGTCCCGCGAGTGCGCCGGCGCCCACCTGACGGCGAGCTCGCTGATCTGCTCGCTCGACGTCTCCCAGGTGCTGCTGACGCTGCACGCCCGACTGGGCCGCTGGCTGCAGACCGGTGGGCACCTCGAGTCGACCGACCGGAGCCTCGAGGACGCCGCCCTGCGGGAGGCGCGAGAGGAGAGCGGCCTCCACAACCTGCAGCTCGACCCCCGTCCGCTGCTGCTGTCCCGGCATGAGGTGCCCTGCGGGCTGGTCCGCCCCACCTTCCACCTCGACGTCCAGTTCCTCGTCGTCGCCGACCCGGCGCTGACACCCAGTGTCAGCGCCGAGTCGACGGACGTGCGCTGGTTCTCGCGGGAGGAGCTGCCGCCGATCGACGATTCCGTCGCCCAGCTGATCCAGGCCGCCAGCACCCGGCTGGCGGCCTAG
- a CDS encoding glycoside hydrolase family 13 protein: protein MTATPETRTVAAESLTDPDWWRQATVYQIYPRSFADANGDGIGDLQGITEKVDYLAELGVDAVWLSPFYPSALADGGYDVDDYRDVDPKIGTLADFDAMSTALHRAGIKLIVDIVPNHSSNRHVWFQEALAAEKGSAARDRYIFRDGEGPDGSEPPSDWQAMFGGSAWERVPDGQWYLHLFAPEQPDWNWDNPEVRADFLKTLKFWADRGVDGFRVDVAHALAKDLTGPLPTHLELSQEFPVDGSHRLFDRDEVHEIYAEWRQLFNSYDPPRIAVAEAWVPAERRGRYASPEGLGQAFNFDLLEAEWDAEQFRDIITKNLEEATTTGGSSTWVFSNHDVVRHPTRYGLPNGTDLQAWLMTDGKDPELDLATGLRRARAATLLALALPGSAYLYQGEELGLYEVADLPAEVLADPTWVRSGHTIKGRDGCRVPLPWTGTGESFGFGSGPAHLPQPADFGAFSVEAQEQDPTSTLAFYRQALAHRRRLETAEKLDWVAGDNPELVQFVRPGGWVSVTNFGTEPVELPAGELILSSSPLVEGKLPGETTAWLRA, encoded by the coding sequence TTGACCGCTACGCCCGAAACCCGCACCGTCGCCGCCGAGTCCCTGACGGACCCGGACTGGTGGCGCCAGGCCACCGTCTATCAGATCTACCCGCGGAGCTTCGCCGATGCGAACGGCGACGGCATCGGAGATCTGCAGGGCATCACCGAGAAGGTGGACTACCTTGCCGAGCTCGGCGTCGACGCCGTCTGGCTGAGCCCGTTCTACCCGTCGGCACTGGCCGACGGAGGCTATGACGTCGACGACTACCGCGACGTCGACCCCAAGATCGGCACCCTCGCCGATTTCGACGCCATGTCCACGGCTCTGCACCGGGCCGGCATCAAGCTCATCGTCGACATCGTGCCGAACCATTCCTCGAACCGGCACGTCTGGTTCCAGGAGGCGCTGGCAGCGGAGAAGGGTTCGGCTGCCCGGGACCGCTACATCTTCCGTGACGGTGAGGGCCCGGACGGGTCCGAACCGCCGTCGGACTGGCAGGCCATGTTCGGTGGCAGCGCCTGGGAGCGCGTCCCGGACGGGCAGTGGTACCTCCACCTGTTCGCGCCGGAGCAGCCCGACTGGAACTGGGACAACCCTGAGGTGCGGGCTGACTTCCTCAAGACGCTGAAGTTCTGGGCCGACCGCGGTGTCGACGGCTTCCGGGTCGACGTCGCCCATGCGCTGGCCAAGGACCTGACCGGTCCGCTGCCGACCCACCTGGAGCTGTCCCAGGAGTTCCCGGTGGACGGCAGCCACCGGTTGTTCGACCGGGACGAGGTGCATGAGATCTATGCCGAATGGCGTCAGCTGTTCAACAGCTATGACCCGCCGCGGATCGCTGTCGCCGAGGCCTGGGTGCCGGCCGAGCGGCGCGGTCGCTACGCCAGCCCGGAAGGCCTCGGCCAGGCGTTCAACTTCGACCTGCTCGAAGCCGAGTGGGATGCCGAGCAGTTCCGCGACATCATCACCAAGAACCTGGAGGAGGCGACCACCACCGGCGGGTCCTCCACCTGGGTCTTCTCCAACCATGACGTGGTCCGCCACCCGACCCGCTACGGCCTGCCCAACGGTACCGACCTGCAGGCCTGGCTGATGACCGACGGTAAGGACCCCGAGCTCGACCTGGCCACCGGTCTGCGTCGGGCTCGCGCGGCGACGCTGCTGGCCCTCGCCCTGCCGGGCTCGGCCTACCTGTACCAGGGCGAGGAGCTCGGCCTGTACGAGGTCGCTGACCTGCCTGCGGAGGTGCTGGCCGACCCGACCTGGGTGCGGTCCGGTCACACCATCAAGGGGCGCGACGGGTGCCGCGTGCCGCTGCCGTGGACCGGGACGGGGGAGTCCTTCGGGTTCGGATCAGGCCCGGCCCACCTGCCACAGCCGGCGGACTTCGGGGCGTTCTCGGTCGAGGCGCAGGAGCAGGACCCCACGTCGACACTGGCCTTCTACCGGCAGGCGCTGGCCCACCGGCGCCGGCTGGAGACGGCGGAGAAGCTGGACTGGGTGGCCGGGGACAACCCGGAGCTGGTGCAGTTCGTACGCCCGGGCGGCTGGGTCTCGGTGACCAATTTCGGGACCGAGCCGGTGGAACTCCCCGCCGGCGAGCTCATCCTCTCCAGCAGCCCGCTGGTGGAGGGCAAGCTGCCCGGCGAGACGACCGCCTGGCTCCGGGCGTAG
- a CDS encoding ROK family protein produces the protein MSDGSVSATPQLLRRVNATAVLTCLRSSPAMTGTDLIRATGLTRATIHGVCNDLISMGWIREVQPGRRPGEPLKGRPARLYEFDQRAGHVVGIDMGAHRVTALLADLRGHVLGRATMRFPGVEIAPEERIQVVDDTALRALEQAGVDPSSILAVGIGVAAPVDRAGRVISGEGLWDLIDVDLPGTLQRRHGWTVLMDNDANLAAVAERWRGVAGGVDHLAVVLAGERLGAGLIDSGRILRGHTGAAGEMGFLSMIDGVQGAEGLALLARSWGVEALTSGADGELRSRTGGDTQAVTAELVFAAARAGDRAALDILDRIATRLARVIATLASLLNPELVVLAGAVADASAAILPLVERDLPGFTATPPRVAASTLGADVVALGGLRRALDRVEDTALELPPRRLTRSTRSAAGSGAAGEEVRVT, from the coding sequence ATGAGTGACGGATCGGTCTCAGCCACACCTCAACTGCTGCGGCGGGTCAACGCGACCGCCGTACTCACCTGCCTGCGCTCCTCCCCAGCGATGACCGGAACCGACCTGATCCGGGCGACCGGCCTGACCCGGGCGACGATCCACGGCGTCTGCAACGACCTGATCTCGATGGGGTGGATCCGTGAGGTGCAGCCGGGACGGCGCCCTGGCGAGCCGCTGAAGGGTCGGCCCGCCCGGCTGTACGAGTTCGACCAGCGCGCCGGCCATGTGGTGGGCATCGACATGGGCGCTCACCGGGTGACGGCCCTGCTCGCGGATCTGCGGGGCCACGTGCTGGGCCGGGCGACCATGCGGTTCCCCGGGGTGGAGATCGCTCCCGAGGAACGCATCCAGGTGGTCGACGACACCGCACTGCGGGCGCTCGAGCAGGCCGGCGTCGACCCGTCGTCGATCCTGGCGGTCGGCATCGGGGTCGCCGCACCGGTGGACCGAGCCGGTCGGGTCATCTCCGGTGAGGGTCTGTGGGATCTCATCGACGTCGACCTACCGGGGACGCTGCAGCGCCGGCACGGCTGGACGGTACTGATGGACAACGACGCCAATCTCGCCGCAGTGGCCGAACGGTGGCGCGGCGTCGCCGGCGGGGTCGACCACCTGGCCGTGGTGCTGGCCGGTGAACGGCTCGGTGCCGGGCTGATCGACAGCGGCCGGATCCTGCGCGGCCATACCGGTGCCGCCGGCGAGATGGGCTTTCTGTCGATGATCGACGGTGTCCAGGGCGCCGAAGGCCTGGCACTGTTGGCTCGCAGTTGGGGGGTCGAGGCTCTCACCAGCGGCGCCGACGGCGAGCTGAGGTCGCGCACCGGCGGAGACACCCAGGCGGTGACGGCCGAGCTCGTCTTCGCCGCCGCCCGAGCGGGTGACCGGGCGGCCCTCGACATCCTGGACCGGATCGCCACCCGGCTGGCCCGGGTGATCGCCACTCTCGCCAGTCTGCTGAACCCCGAGCTGGTGGTGCTGGCCGGCGCAGTCGCCGATGCGAGCGCCGCGATCCTGCCCCTGGTGGAGCGCGACCTGCCTGGTTTCACTGCCACGCCGCCCAGAGTGGCCGCGTCGACGCTCGGCGCTGACGTGGTGGCGCTCGGTGGCCTCCGGCGAGCTCTGGACCGGGTGGAGGACACCGCCCTGGAGCTTCCCCCGCGCAGGCTCACCCGATCGACACGTTCGGCCGCCGGCTCAGGGGCCGCCGGCGAGGAGGTACGGGTGACCTGA
- a CDS encoding DUF2064 domain-containing protein yields MTTERRRLALVHAAHTATGAPPGIDRAAFSSACLSDSYEVLADLEEVRAGIVGAGPAVADLLWPADLQVPDPAASIRSVAEQVGAGADELVMIPADVPDLPGLVLAKVFKALNRADVCIAPARNTSGCVAIGLRLPWPDWITVELDLDTDPADELRRLQPGRGRVAIGPDWHRMCSATAVNRLDPRLEGWESTRALLSGHPYLLAGGP; encoded by the coding sequence GTGACCACCGAACGGCGACGGCTGGCCCTGGTCCATGCCGCCCATACCGCCACCGGAGCCCCGCCGGGGATCGACCGGGCCGCGTTCAGCTCCGCCTGCCTGTCCGACAGCTACGAGGTGCTGGCCGATCTCGAGGAGGTCCGGGCCGGCATCGTCGGTGCCGGACCGGCGGTCGCCGACCTGCTCTGGCCCGCCGACCTGCAGGTGCCAGACCCCGCAGCATCGATACGCAGCGTCGCCGAGCAGGTCGGGGCCGGTGCAGACGAGCTGGTGATGATCCCGGCAGACGTGCCTGACCTGCCCGGCCTGGTGCTGGCGAAGGTGTTCAAGGCGCTGAACCGGGCAGATGTGTGCATCGCCCCGGCACGCAACACATCCGGCTGCGTGGCGATCGGCCTCCGATTGCCGTGGCCGGACTGGATCACCGTCGAGCTCGACCTGGACACCGACCCGGCGGACGAGCTGCGTCGGCTGCAGCCCGGTCGCGGCCGCGTCGCCATCGGGCCGGACTGGCACCGGATGTGCTCGGCTACCGCGGTGAACCGTCTCGACCCACGCCTGGAGGGCTGGGAGTCGACCCGGGCCCTGCTGTCAGGTCACCCGTACCTCCTCGCCGGCGGCCCCTGA